In a single window of the Elaeis guineensis isolate ETL-2024a chromosome 6, EG11, whole genome shotgun sequence genome:
- the LOC105047561 gene encoding protein trichome birefringence-like 26 isoform X1, giving the protein MESDGEPSSFPQMRVGRFLLKFFGSACLLALSYRLLFSGATGFFVFSGSPASEIPAAKGGNLRSVSDYPSMEKTDAPYTRLPEMAWHGRKGDSLKEQCDLFSGEWIPNSSGPPYTNSSCSFIDPYQDCLTNGRPDTGYLYWKWKPYGCDLSPFDAEKFLKAMRNKSWAFIGDSIFRNQIESLLCLLSQVEEAVEIYHDETYQSMTWYFSSHNLTLALIWAPFLLKAEIKNLGHSQYDIQLHLDALDDTWTSQYNKYDYIVMSGGQWFLKTAIFWENGTIIGCHYCPGKTLRKLGMDYSYQKALELAFHFITASDHKPLVVFRTWTPDHFEYGEWYNGGICNRTEPYKEGEFSGDPVDQVMRGLEIVEFEKAAAIGLEDGMHLKLLDVYHLSLLRPDGHPGPYRKLHPDISKRPQNDCLHWCLPGPIDIWNDILMEIVLKEGVQRSSS; this is encoded by the exons ATGGAATCGGACGGGGAGCCAAGCTCGTTCCCTCAGATGAGGGTTGGCCGCTTTCTCCTCAAGTTCTTTGGTTCCGCGTGCCTGCTGGCCCTCTCCTACCGCCTCCTCTTCTCGGGTGCCACCGGCTTCTTCGTCTTCTCCGGCTCCCCTGCCTCGGAGATACCAGCAGCTAAAGGTGGGAACTTGCGGAGTG TTTCAGATTACCCTTCAATGGAGAAGACAGATGCCCCATATACTCGACTTCCAGAAATGGCATGGCATGGTAGGAAAGGAGATTCTCTAAAAG AACAATGTGACCTATTCTCTGGGGAGTGGATTCCAAATTCTTCAGGACCGCCTTACACCAATTCAAGCTGCAGTTTCATAGATCCATATCAAGATTGTCTGACAAATGGGAGGCCTGATACAGGATACCTATATTGGAAATGGAAACCTTATGGTTGTGACTTATCTCCATTCGATGCAGAGAAATTCTTGAAAGCCATGCGAAATAAATCTTGGGCATTCATTGGTGATTCAATTTTCCGCAACCAGATAGAGTCATTGCTTTGCCTTCTTTCTCAG GTGGAAGAAGCTGTTGAGATCTATCATGATGAAACATATCAATCCATGACATGGTACTTCTCCTCCCACAACCTCACTCTTGCATTAATCTGGGCTCCTTTTCTGCTCAAAGCTGAGATAAAAAATTTAGGCCACTCACAATATGATATTCAGCTTCATCTTGATGCCCTTGATGATACATGGACAAGCCAATATAATAAGTATGACTACATTGTGATGTCTGGTGGACAATGGTTTCTCAAAACAGCTATTTTCTGGGAGAACGGCACCATCATCGGCTGCCACTACTGTCCTGGAAAGACCTTAAGAAAACTTGGGATGGACTATTCTTACCAAAAAGCCCTGGAGCTGGCTTTCCACTTCATTACGGCATCTGATCACAAGCCACTTGTTGTTTTTAGGACTTGGACACCGGACCACTTTGAGTATGGGGAGTGGTACAATGGTGGGATTTGCAACAGGACAGAACCTTACAAAGAAGGTGAGTTTAGTGGAGATCCTGTGGACCAAGTTATGCGAGGGCTGGAAATAGTGGAGTTTGAGAAGGCAGCAGCAATTGGATTGGAGGATGGGATGCACCTGAAACTCCTTGACGTTTACCATCTTTCACTGCTGAGGCCTGACGGACATCCAGGCCCTTACAGGAAGCTTCATCCTGATATCAGCAAGAGACCCCAGAATGACTGCCTTCATTGGTGCTTGCCTGGACCAATAGACATTTGGAATGATATACTAATGGAGATTGTGCTGAAGGAGGGGGTCCAGAGGTCTTCATCCTGA
- the LOC105047561 gene encoding protein trichome birefringence-like 26 isoform X2 — MESDGEPSSFPQMRVGRFLLKFFGSACLLALSYRLLFSGATGFFVFSGSPASEIPAAKGGNLRSDYPSMEKTDAPYTRLPEMAWHGRKGDSLKEQCDLFSGEWIPNSSGPPYTNSSCSFIDPYQDCLTNGRPDTGYLYWKWKPYGCDLSPFDAEKFLKAMRNKSWAFIGDSIFRNQIESLLCLLSQVEEAVEIYHDETYQSMTWYFSSHNLTLALIWAPFLLKAEIKNLGHSQYDIQLHLDALDDTWTSQYNKYDYIVMSGGQWFLKTAIFWENGTIIGCHYCPGKTLRKLGMDYSYQKALELAFHFITASDHKPLVVFRTWTPDHFEYGEWYNGGICNRTEPYKEGEFSGDPVDQVMRGLEIVEFEKAAAIGLEDGMHLKLLDVYHLSLLRPDGHPGPYRKLHPDISKRPQNDCLHWCLPGPIDIWNDILMEIVLKEGVQRSSS; from the exons ATGGAATCGGACGGGGAGCCAAGCTCGTTCCCTCAGATGAGGGTTGGCCGCTTTCTCCTCAAGTTCTTTGGTTCCGCGTGCCTGCTGGCCCTCTCCTACCGCCTCCTCTTCTCGGGTGCCACCGGCTTCTTCGTCTTCTCCGGCTCCCCTGCCTCGGAGATACCAGCAGCTAAAGGTGGGAACTTGCGGAGTG ATTACCCTTCAATGGAGAAGACAGATGCCCCATATACTCGACTTCCAGAAATGGCATGGCATGGTAGGAAAGGAGATTCTCTAAAAG AACAATGTGACCTATTCTCTGGGGAGTGGATTCCAAATTCTTCAGGACCGCCTTACACCAATTCAAGCTGCAGTTTCATAGATCCATATCAAGATTGTCTGACAAATGGGAGGCCTGATACAGGATACCTATATTGGAAATGGAAACCTTATGGTTGTGACTTATCTCCATTCGATGCAGAGAAATTCTTGAAAGCCATGCGAAATAAATCTTGGGCATTCATTGGTGATTCAATTTTCCGCAACCAGATAGAGTCATTGCTTTGCCTTCTTTCTCAG GTGGAAGAAGCTGTTGAGATCTATCATGATGAAACATATCAATCCATGACATGGTACTTCTCCTCCCACAACCTCACTCTTGCATTAATCTGGGCTCCTTTTCTGCTCAAAGCTGAGATAAAAAATTTAGGCCACTCACAATATGATATTCAGCTTCATCTTGATGCCCTTGATGATACATGGACAAGCCAATATAATAAGTATGACTACATTGTGATGTCTGGTGGACAATGGTTTCTCAAAACAGCTATTTTCTGGGAGAACGGCACCATCATCGGCTGCCACTACTGTCCTGGAAAGACCTTAAGAAAACTTGGGATGGACTATTCTTACCAAAAAGCCCTGGAGCTGGCTTTCCACTTCATTACGGCATCTGATCACAAGCCACTTGTTGTTTTTAGGACTTGGACACCGGACCACTTTGAGTATGGGGAGTGGTACAATGGTGGGATTTGCAACAGGACAGAACCTTACAAAGAAGGTGAGTTTAGTGGAGATCCTGTGGACCAAGTTATGCGAGGGCTGGAAATAGTGGAGTTTGAGAAGGCAGCAGCAATTGGATTGGAGGATGGGATGCACCTGAAACTCCTTGACGTTTACCATCTTTCACTGCTGAGGCCTGACGGACATCCAGGCCCTTACAGGAAGCTTCATCCTGATATCAGCAAGAGACCCCAGAATGACTGCCTTCATTGGTGCTTGCCTGGACCAATAGACATTTGGAATGATATACTAATGGAGATTGTGCTGAAGGAGGGGGTCCAGAGGTCTTCATCCTGA
- the LOC105047561 gene encoding protein trichome birefringence-like 26 isoform X4, whose translation MESDGEPSSFPQMRVGRFLLKFFGSACLLALSYRLLFSGATGFFVFSGSPASEIPAAKDYPSMEKTDAPYTRLPEMAWHGRKGDSLKEQCDLFSGEWIPNSSGPPYTNSSCSFIDPYQDCLTNGRPDTGYLYWKWKPYGCDLSPFDAEKFLKAMRNKSWAFIGDSIFRNQIESLLCLLSQVEEAVEIYHDETYQSMTWYFSSHNLTLALIWAPFLLKAEIKNLGHSQYDIQLHLDALDDTWTSQYNKYDYIVMSGGQWFLKTAIFWENGTIIGCHYCPGKTLRKLGMDYSYQKALELAFHFITASDHKPLVVFRTWTPDHFEYGEWYNGGICNRTEPYKEGEFSGDPVDQVMRGLEIVEFEKAAAIGLEDGMHLKLLDVYHLSLLRPDGHPGPYRKLHPDISKRPQNDCLHWCLPGPIDIWNDILMEIVLKEGVQRSSS comes from the exons ATGGAATCGGACGGGGAGCCAAGCTCGTTCCCTCAGATGAGGGTTGGCCGCTTTCTCCTCAAGTTCTTTGGTTCCGCGTGCCTGCTGGCCCTCTCCTACCGCCTCCTCTTCTCGGGTGCCACCGGCTTCTTCGTCTTCTCCGGCTCCCCTGCCTCGGAGATACCAGCAGCTAAAG ATTACCCTTCAATGGAGAAGACAGATGCCCCATATACTCGACTTCCAGAAATGGCATGGCATGGTAGGAAAGGAGATTCTCTAAAAG AACAATGTGACCTATTCTCTGGGGAGTGGATTCCAAATTCTTCAGGACCGCCTTACACCAATTCAAGCTGCAGTTTCATAGATCCATATCAAGATTGTCTGACAAATGGGAGGCCTGATACAGGATACCTATATTGGAAATGGAAACCTTATGGTTGTGACTTATCTCCATTCGATGCAGAGAAATTCTTGAAAGCCATGCGAAATAAATCTTGGGCATTCATTGGTGATTCAATTTTCCGCAACCAGATAGAGTCATTGCTTTGCCTTCTTTCTCAG GTGGAAGAAGCTGTTGAGATCTATCATGATGAAACATATCAATCCATGACATGGTACTTCTCCTCCCACAACCTCACTCTTGCATTAATCTGGGCTCCTTTTCTGCTCAAAGCTGAGATAAAAAATTTAGGCCACTCACAATATGATATTCAGCTTCATCTTGATGCCCTTGATGATACATGGACAAGCCAATATAATAAGTATGACTACATTGTGATGTCTGGTGGACAATGGTTTCTCAAAACAGCTATTTTCTGGGAGAACGGCACCATCATCGGCTGCCACTACTGTCCTGGAAAGACCTTAAGAAAACTTGGGATGGACTATTCTTACCAAAAAGCCCTGGAGCTGGCTTTCCACTTCATTACGGCATCTGATCACAAGCCACTTGTTGTTTTTAGGACTTGGACACCGGACCACTTTGAGTATGGGGAGTGGTACAATGGTGGGATTTGCAACAGGACAGAACCTTACAAAGAAGGTGAGTTTAGTGGAGATCCTGTGGACCAAGTTATGCGAGGGCTGGAAATAGTGGAGTTTGAGAAGGCAGCAGCAATTGGATTGGAGGATGGGATGCACCTGAAACTCCTTGACGTTTACCATCTTTCACTGCTGAGGCCTGACGGACATCCAGGCCCTTACAGGAAGCTTCATCCTGATATCAGCAAGAGACCCCAGAATGACTGCCTTCATTGGTGCTTGCCTGGACCAATAGACATTTGGAATGATATACTAATGGAGATTGTGCTGAAGGAGGGGGTCCAGAGGTCTTCATCCTGA
- the LOC105047561 gene encoding protein trichome birefringence-like 26 isoform X3 — protein MESDGEPSSFPQMRVGRFLLKFFGSACLLALSYRLLFSGATGFFVFSGSPASEIPAAKVSDYPSMEKTDAPYTRLPEMAWHGRKGDSLKEQCDLFSGEWIPNSSGPPYTNSSCSFIDPYQDCLTNGRPDTGYLYWKWKPYGCDLSPFDAEKFLKAMRNKSWAFIGDSIFRNQIESLLCLLSQVEEAVEIYHDETYQSMTWYFSSHNLTLALIWAPFLLKAEIKNLGHSQYDIQLHLDALDDTWTSQYNKYDYIVMSGGQWFLKTAIFWENGTIIGCHYCPGKTLRKLGMDYSYQKALELAFHFITASDHKPLVVFRTWTPDHFEYGEWYNGGICNRTEPYKEGEFSGDPVDQVMRGLEIVEFEKAAAIGLEDGMHLKLLDVYHLSLLRPDGHPGPYRKLHPDISKRPQNDCLHWCLPGPIDIWNDILMEIVLKEGVQRSSS, from the exons ATGGAATCGGACGGGGAGCCAAGCTCGTTCCCTCAGATGAGGGTTGGCCGCTTTCTCCTCAAGTTCTTTGGTTCCGCGTGCCTGCTGGCCCTCTCCTACCGCCTCCTCTTCTCGGGTGCCACCGGCTTCTTCGTCTTCTCCGGCTCCCCTGCCTCGGAGATACCAGCAGCTAAAG TTTCAGATTACCCTTCAATGGAGAAGACAGATGCCCCATATACTCGACTTCCAGAAATGGCATGGCATGGTAGGAAAGGAGATTCTCTAAAAG AACAATGTGACCTATTCTCTGGGGAGTGGATTCCAAATTCTTCAGGACCGCCTTACACCAATTCAAGCTGCAGTTTCATAGATCCATATCAAGATTGTCTGACAAATGGGAGGCCTGATACAGGATACCTATATTGGAAATGGAAACCTTATGGTTGTGACTTATCTCCATTCGATGCAGAGAAATTCTTGAAAGCCATGCGAAATAAATCTTGGGCATTCATTGGTGATTCAATTTTCCGCAACCAGATAGAGTCATTGCTTTGCCTTCTTTCTCAG GTGGAAGAAGCTGTTGAGATCTATCATGATGAAACATATCAATCCATGACATGGTACTTCTCCTCCCACAACCTCACTCTTGCATTAATCTGGGCTCCTTTTCTGCTCAAAGCTGAGATAAAAAATTTAGGCCACTCACAATATGATATTCAGCTTCATCTTGATGCCCTTGATGATACATGGACAAGCCAATATAATAAGTATGACTACATTGTGATGTCTGGTGGACAATGGTTTCTCAAAACAGCTATTTTCTGGGAGAACGGCACCATCATCGGCTGCCACTACTGTCCTGGAAAGACCTTAAGAAAACTTGGGATGGACTATTCTTACCAAAAAGCCCTGGAGCTGGCTTTCCACTTCATTACGGCATCTGATCACAAGCCACTTGTTGTTTTTAGGACTTGGACACCGGACCACTTTGAGTATGGGGAGTGGTACAATGGTGGGATTTGCAACAGGACAGAACCTTACAAAGAAGGTGAGTTTAGTGGAGATCCTGTGGACCAAGTTATGCGAGGGCTGGAAATAGTGGAGTTTGAGAAGGCAGCAGCAATTGGATTGGAGGATGGGATGCACCTGAAACTCCTTGACGTTTACCATCTTTCACTGCTGAGGCCTGACGGACATCCAGGCCCTTACAGGAAGCTTCATCCTGATATCAGCAAGAGACCCCAGAATGACTGCCTTCATTGGTGCTTGCCTGGACCAATAGACATTTGGAATGATATACTAATGGAGATTGTGCTGAAGGAGGGGGTCCAGAGGTCTTCATCCTGA